A DNA window from Impatiens glandulifera chromosome 7, dImpGla2.1, whole genome shotgun sequence contains the following coding sequences:
- the LOC124944981 gene encoding F-box/FBD/LRR-repeat protein At1g13570 produces MDSEADFISDLPQNIIETILTKLPIEDAVRSSLLSSTWRYRWANLTDIVIDDACAGLSTEKGLIEEKVVKFITHFLFLHNGPIHKFSLSSMYLQNSPDVDQWLLFLSRKGIKELVLELGEGEWFRAPSCLFACQKLTRLELIRCELDPPPNFRGFSCLKYLNLQQVLISPEMVESLISNCPLLENLTLSYFDSLALTVRAPNLKHLCLEGEFKDIWLKDTPRLVSISVAMYMTDDIAERFEQSSSCNFDKVLGGVPCLESLIGHIYFTQYLSLGNNMKRIQIYHHLKIIELYQVRFEDMKEILVVLQLIMNAPNLQELKISGSSNTTMATQAPDLDFWKNESLDCTFGQLHTVRMSDMSGVPHEMQFIKFLLGNSPVLEIMSIAPSTYVTDGRMHMLVDLLRFKRASALAEIIYNRD; encoded by the exons ATGGATTCTGAAGCAGATTTCATAAGCGATTTGCCACAAAACATTATTGAGACTATCCTGACTAAACTTCCAATAGAAGATGCTGTAAGAAGTAGTCTTTTATCGAGTACATGGAGGTACAGATGGGCTAACCTTACCGACATTGTTATTGATGATGCATGTGCTGGACTGTCAACTGAGAAAGGTCTGATTGAGGAGAAGGTTGTAAAGTTCATTACCCATTTCCTTTTCCTTCACAACGGACCGATTCATAAGTTCTCTTTATCTAGTATGTACTTGCAAAATTCCCCTGATGTTGATCAATGGCTTCTCTTCCTGTCGAGAAAAGGTATCAAGGAATTAGTTCTTGAATTGGGAGAAGGTGAATGGTTTAGAGCTCCATCTTGTCTTTTTGCTTGTCAAAAGCTAACCCGTTTGGAACTAATCCGTTGCGAATTGGACCCGCCTCCAAATTTCAGAGGTTTCTCATGTCTGAAATACCTAAATCTTCAACAAGTTCTGATTTCACCTGAAATGGTTGAAAGTCTCATCTCAAATTGCCCACTTCTCGAAAACCTGACCTTGTCGTATTTTGATAGTTTAGCACTAACTGTCCGTGCTCCAAATCTTAAACACTTATGTCTTGAAGGGGAATTTAAGGACATATGGCTTAAAGATACACCCCGTTTAGTTTCTATATCGGTTGCTATGTATATGACTGATGATATTGCTGAGCGTTTTGAGCAAAGTTCAAGTTGCAATTTCGACAAGGTTCTTGGTGGTGTTCCCTGCCTTGAAAGTCTCATTGGCCATATTTACTTTACCCAGTATTTGAGTCTTGGGAATAACATGAAAAGAATTCAAATCTATCATCATCTCAAAATCATTGAATTGTATCAAGTCAGGTTTGAAGACATGAAAGAGATACTTGTTGTTCTCCAGCTGATCATGAACGCGCCGAATTTGCAAGAGCTTAAAATCTCG GGTTCTTCAAATACTACAATGGCGACACAAGCTCCTGATTTGGACTTTTGGAAGAATGAGTCATTGGATTGTACATTCGGACAACTTCATACAGTGAGGATGTCGGATATGTCCGGGGTACCACATGAGAtgcaatttatcaaatttttgcTTGGGAATTCGCCGGTTCTTGAGATAATGAGTATTGCTCCTAGCACTTATGTTACAGATGGAAGGATGCATATGTTGGTCGACTTGCTTAGATTCAAACGTGCTTCTGCACTTgcagaaattatatataatcgcGATTAG
- the LOC124944540 gene encoding S-adenosylmethionine decarboxylase proenzyme-like → MEIPISPIGFEGYEKRLEITFIEPSLFADPDGNGLRSLTRSQIDEILGPAECTIVASLSNADVDSYVLSESSLFVYAYKIVIKTCGTTKLLLSIPPILKLADSISLSVESVRYTRGSFIFPSAQVYPHRNFSEEVTVLNSYFGKLGFGGNAYVMGDSNKQQKWHVYSASVGSNRSYDPIYTMEMCMTGLDKEKASVFFKNNSHSAAVMTENSGIRKILPSSEICDFDFDPCGYSMNSIEGAAISTIHVTPEDGFSYASFEMVGYNPKEVNLEKLVERVYSCFGPSEFSISFHADVSVEELEKNCVLDLKGYSVEEKSYNNLGMGGSVVYQKFAQSTSGYESPRSVLKCCWKEEEKEGKE, encoded by the coding sequence ATGGAAATTCCAATCTCCCCTATCGGATTCGAGGGTTACGAAAAAAGACTCGAGATTACCTTTATTGAGCCAAGTTTGTTTGCTGATCCTGATGGAAATGGCCTTCGTTCGCTTACCCGATCTCAAATTGACGAAATCCTTGGGCCTGCCGAGTGCACCATTGTAGCTTCACTATCCAACGCCGATGTTGATTCTTATGTGCTGTCTGAATCAAGCCTCTTTGTCTACGCGTACAAAATCGTGATCAAAACTTGCGGGACTACCAAGCTTCTACTGTCGATCCCACCTATCTTGAAGCTGGCTGATTCTATTTCGCTTTCGGTGGAGTCTGTGAGATACACCCGTGGGAGTTTCATTTTCCCGTCTGCTCAGGTGTATCCACATCGTAACTTTTCGGAGGAAGTTACCGTTCTCAATAGCTACTTTGGGAAACTCGGTTTTGGTGGCAATGCTTATGTTATGGGTGATTCCAACAAACAACAGAAATGGCATGTTTATTCTGCCTCAGTTGGGTCCAACCGCTCTTATGACCCAATTTACACCATGGAGATGTGTATGACTGGTTTGGATAAAGAAAAGGCATCTGTCTTCTTCAAAAACAACTCACACTCTGCTGCTGTGATGACCGAAAACTCTGGAATAAGAAAAATCCTCCCCAGTTCTGAAATttgtgattttgattttgacccCTGTGGGTATTCGATGAACTCTATTGAAGGAGCTGCGATCTCTACCATTCATGTCACCCCCGAAGATGGGTTCAGTTATGCGAGCTTTGAAATGGTTGGGTACAACCCAAAAGAAGTTAATCTCGAGAAATTGGTTGAAAGAGTGTATTCTTGTTTTGGGCCGAGCGAGTTCTCTATCTCGTTTCATGCTGATGTTTCTGTTGAAGAATTGGAGAAGAACTGTGTATTGGATCTGAAAGGCTATAGCGTTGAAGAGAAGAGCTATAATAATCTTGGAATGGGAGGTTCTGTTGTCTATCAGAAGTTTGCTCAATCTACCTCTGGTTATGAATCACCTAGGTCTGTTCTTAAGTGCTGCTGGaaggaggaagagaaagaaggaaaggagtaa